The following proteins come from a genomic window of Anopheles ziemanni chromosome 3, idAnoZiCoDA_A2_x.2, whole genome shotgun sequence:
- the LOC131285709 gene encoding uncharacterized protein LOC131285709, which produces MTTRKRLEELTLLLCLKVEFRGGGGLVQTLRKSYSLSDLSEPDTQRTQDEVDEIVNRPQRVLRSKSSRSSSGSRQMDMYFPEVEIAGTPYHHQVPTAVPPYNYIRSSDDISSGYSSAEPGLSRTASMSNTARPRLKSKTREEKMSASCTTLPRTKKPEKVTKTRSKTEKPSI; this is translated from the exons ATGACAACGAGAAAGCGTTTGGAGGAGTTAACTTTGTTGCTGTGTTTGAAAGTCGAATTTCGA GGCGGTGGCGGATTGGTGCAGACCTTGCGCAAAAGCTACAGCCTGAGCGATCTATCCGAGCCGGACACGCAGCGCACGCAAGATGAGGTGGACGAGATTGTAAACCGGCCGCAGCGGGTGCTTCGCTCGAAGAGCTCGCGTTCGTCCTCCGGCAGCCGTCAGATGGATATGTACTTCCCGGAGGTGGAAATTGCCGGCACTCCGTACCATCATCAGGTTCCGACAGCGGTACCACCGTACAA TTACATTCGCTCGTCGGACGACATCAGCTCGGGATACTCGAGTGCGGAACCGGGTCTCAGCCGAACGGCGTCGATGAGCAACACGGCACGGCCGAGACTGAAATCGAAAACGCGTGAA GAAAAAATGTCCGCCAGCTGCACCACGCTACCACGCACCAAGAAGCCGGAGAAGGTCACGAAAACGCgctcgaaaacggaaaaaccatCGATCTAG
- the LOC131286024 gene encoding receptor expression-enhancing protein 4-like: MISAIVSRLVILLFGTLYPAYASYKAVRTKNVKEYVKWMMYWIVFAFFTCIETFTDILLSWFPFYYEIKVIIVLWLLSPATRGSSTLYRKFVHPMLTRREQEIDDYINQAKEKGYTAVLQLGSKGVNYATNVIMQTAIKAFGTKSDTPLGSMMRVSQSDNSLLLTAAAAAAVATSGYGGGAINTGGTRATNNVHDSATSGEDERDTSYQPAASSSIASGRVRRSQSVDSALNKPAQRNPASTRASAGRSVTRAAAAAATQYSHGVIYEMDSEEEEQHFLETETDIALGEITGHKYATLPGRGRSRATTLTSPSGEESDGTESISSKGQGRSVVTGKVAKRKPSSTLQQDTELVKKTSRSVSTKGATTASSTTGAARGRKKVRKESDSIDMDVE, encoded by the exons ATGATAAGCGCAATAGTTTCCCGTTTGGTGAT ACTGCTCTTTGGGACGCTCTATCCGGCGTACGCCTCCTACAAGGCGGTGCGTACCAAGAACGTCAAGGAGTAT GTAAAATGGATGATGTACTGGATCGTGTTTGCGTTCTTCACCTGCATCGAGACGTTCACCGACATCCTGCTGTCTTGGTTTCCGTTCTACTATGAAATCAAGGTGATCATCGTACTGTGGCTGCTCTCTCCGGCGACCCGCGGCAGTTCGACGCTCTATCGCAAGTTCGTTCACCCGATGTTGACCCGTCGTGAACAG gAAATCGACGATTACATCAATCAGGCCAAAGAGAAGGGTTACACTGCTGTACTGCAGCTGGGTTCGAAGGGTGTCAACTATGCGACGAATGTCATCATGCAAACGGCCATCAAG GCTTTCGGCACTAAATCTGACACCCCACTGGGAAGCATGATGCGCGTGAGCCAATCCGACAATTCGCTGCTACTGACAGCTGCAGCGGCCGCGGCCGTGGCCACCAGTGGTTACGGTGGAGGTGCTATCAACACCGGTGGTACACGAGCCACCAACAACGTGCATGATTCTGCAACCTCCGGGGAAGATGAGCGCGATACGTCGTACCAACCCGCTGCATCGTCATCAATCGCTAGTGGTCGAGTTCGTCGTTCCCAGTCGGTGGATTCTGCTCTCAACAAACCCGCCCAACGTAACCCAGCATCAACCCGAGCGTCCGCTGGTCGGAGTGTGACTcgggctgctgctgccgccgctaCCCAGTACTCCCACGGTGTCATTTACGAGATGGACAGTGAGGAAGAGGAGCAGCACTTCCTGGAGACGGAAACGGACATTGCACTCGGTGAAATAACGGGCCACAAGTACGCCACCCTCCCGGGACGAGGTCGCAGCCGTGCCACAACGCTCACCAGTCCAAGTGGTGAAGAATCCGATGGGACAGAAAGCATCAGCTCAAAAGGGCAAGGTCGTTCGGTGGTCACCGGCAAGGTTGCCAAACGGAAACCTAGCTCGACACTCCAACAGGACACGGAACTAGTGAAGAAAACTTCTCGAAGTGTTAGTACCAAGGGAGCCACTACGGCTTCCTCTACGACGGGGGCAGCTCGGGGTCGCAAGAAGGTTCGCAAGGAATCAGACAGCATCGACATGGACGTGGAGTAA
- the LOC131289858 gene encoding acetyl-CoA acetyltransferase, mitochondrial, with protein MVLKLAQLASRTIGVRAYSTSGKRNEVVIVSATRTPIGSFQSSLSSLSATQLGAVAVESAVKQAGIAKEDVQEVYIGNVNAAGLGQAPARQAVIFAGLPKSTICTTVNKVCSSGMKSVMLGAQTLMLGQQEVIVAGGMESMSNVPYYLKRGSTPYGGVNLIDGIVFDGLTDVYNKFHMGNCAENTAKQMGITRKDQDDFAINSYKRSAAAWSSKAFDAEITPVRIAGKRGKPDTVVAEDEEYKRVNFDKFGQLATVFQRENGTVTAGNASTLNDGASAVVLMTAEAAERFKCKPLARIVGFADAETDPIDFPIAPALAVPKLLKQTGVRKEDVAMWEINEAFSLVVVANQRKLDIDPEKVNIHGGAVSLGHPIGMSGARLVTHLTHALKQGQIGCASICNGGGGASSILIEKL; from the exons ATGGTCCTTAAACTTGCTCAG CTGGCCAGCCGTACCATCGGAGTGCGTGCATACTCGACCTCCGGCAAACGGAACGAGGTGGTGATTGTTTCGGCCACCCGTACACCGATCGGAAGCTTCCAGAGCAGTCTCTCCTCACTGTCGGCCACCCAGCTCGGAGCGGTCGCGGTTGAATCGGCTGTAAAGCAGGCTGGCATCGCCAAGGAGGACGTCCAGGAGGTGTACATTGGCAATGTGAATGCGGCAGGTTTGGGTCAAGCACCGGCCCGCCAGGCGGTCATCTTTGCCGGATTACCAAAGTCTACCATCTGCACGACGGTGAACAAGGTGTGCTCGTCCGGCATGAAGAGTGTCATGCTCGGTGCGCAAACACTGATGCTCGGCCAGCAGGAGGTGATCGTCGCCGGTGGCATGGAGTCGATGTCAAATGTCCCGTACTATCTGAAGCGCGGCAGCACCCCGTACGGAGGCGTCAATCTGATCGACGGCATCGTATTCGATGGACTTACGGACGTGTACAACAAGTTCCATATGGGTAACTGTGCGGAGAACACGGCTAAGCAGATGGGCATCACGCGCAAGGATCAGGACGATTTTGCCATCAACAGCTACAAACGAAGTGCTGCCGCATGGAGCTCGAAAGCGTTTGATGCGGAAATCACTCCCGTACGTATCGCCGGAAAGCGTGGTAAGCCCGACACGGTCGTGGCAGAAGACGAGGAGTACAAGAGGGTGAACTTCGATAAGTTTGGCCAGCTAGCTACGGTGTTCCAGCGCGAGAATGGCACCGTCACGGCAGGAAATGCTTCCACGTTGAACGACGGGGCGTCGGCCGTTGTCCTCATGACCGCAGAGGCAGCAGAACGATTCAAGTGCAAACCGTTGGCCCGCATTGTGGGATTTGCCGATGCGGAAACGGATCCGATCGATTTCCCGATTGCACCAGCACTGGCCGTGCCGAAACTTTTGAAGCAGACCGGTGTGCGCAAGGAGGATGTGGCCATGTGGGAAATCAATGAAGCATTTTCGCTCGTCGTTGTTGCTAACCAGCGTAAGTTGGACATTGATCCGGAGAAGGTGAACATCCATGGTGGGGCCGTTTCATTGGGACACCCGATCGGAATGTCTGGTGCTCGGTTGGTAACTCATCTTACGCACGCCCTCAAGCAAGGCCAGATTGGATGTGCATCGATCTGCAACGGTGGAGGTGGCGCATCGTCGATCCTGATCGAAAAGCTGTAA
- the LOC131284019 gene encoding splicing factor 3A subunit 1, protein MADVQNNGSEKELDVDKPAPTLSGPIVGIIYPPPEVRNIVDKTASFVARNGPEFESRIRQNELGNPKFNFLSPGDPYHAYYQHKVQEIREGRTDGPAASAVSAGLQKLQVTTATQQKQQELLKAVTEQQFVPKDPPPEFEFIADPPSISALDLDIVKLTAQFVARNGRLFLTNLMNREQRNCQFDFLRPQHSLFQYFTKLLEQYTKILVPPKDLMNKLKIESTSGKSSMNVVLEQVKYRANWMKYQEMQSRREEEKVERERIAYAQIDWHDFVVVEVVDYQPYESGNFPPPTTPDEVGARVLMEERLNEEDHDIEMQIESDNDDSGDERVRANDNEQVKLSQMENLVGKGSQKDNTQVQDMDESSSSGEEEADPRQKSLAAPVAPPMHDKVIVKKYDPKQAQKAQKPVAAAVDDYLISPITGEKIPAAKVAEHMRIGLLDPRWVEQRDKHIDKLAQDNVYAPGTAIEASLKQLAERRTDIFGVGDEEAAIGKKLGEEEPRKDDRVTWDGHTSSVEAATRAARANITLEAQIHQIHKVKGLIPDEEKEKIGPKPIPGSVAAPPKNSQQQQHQQHQQQQQQHQQHQQHHQQQHQQHQQHQQHHHHPPPVPPMMMMAMGPPPFAVGAYVPPLAPHQAPQMTPGAAPVVADPQQMSGHDMQGLDEPPSKKSRTEDNLIEESVFMQRHGAIGPITIQVQCPSMTEKNDWKLSGQVLSLTVNFSDTISSVKAKVQTETGMPPAKQKIFYDGMFFKDNNTIAYYNLMNGVTVALQLKERGGRKK, encoded by the exons ATGGCTGATGTACAAAATAATGGATCCGAAAAAGAGCTGGACGTGGATAAACCAGCTCCAACTCTCTCTGGTCCCATAGTAGGCATTATTTACCCACCCCCGGAAGTGCGAA ATATCGTCGATAAGACGGCAAGCTTCGTGGCCCGCAATGGTCCAGAGTTCGAGAGCCGTATCCGTCAGAACGAGCTCGGCAATCCGAAGTTCAATTTCCTCAGCCCTGGTGATCCGTACCATGCGTACTATCAGCACAAGGTGCAAGAAATCCGCGAGGGTCGCACGGATGGCCCAGCCGCATCCGCTGTGTCGGCGGGGTTGCAAAAGTTGCAGGTAACAACGGCGACACAACAGAAGCAACAGGAGCTGCTGAAAGCGGTCACCGAGCAGCAGTTCGTTCCTAAAGATCCACCACCCGAGTTCGAATTCATTGCTGACCCACCCTCAATTTCGGCCCTGGACTTGGATATTGTTAAGCTGACGGCGCAGTTTGTCGCCCGTAATGGGCGACTATTTTTGACCAACCTGATGAATCGCGAGCAGCGGAACTGCCAGTTTGACTTTCTTCGACCACAACATTCACTGTTTCAGTACTTTACGAAGCTGCTCGAGCAGTACACCAAAATTTTGGTGCCACCGAAGGATCTGATGAACAAGTTGAAGATTGAAAGTACCTCCGGAAAGAGTAGCATGAACGTGGTATTGGAGCAAGTAAAGTATCGGGCCAACTGGATGAAGTACCAGGAGATGCAGAGCCGGCGCGAGGAGGAAAAAGTGGAACGTGAGCGTATTGCATACGCGCAAATCGACTGGCATGATTTCGtcgtggtggaggtggtagaCTACCAGCCATACGAATCGGGTAACTTCCCACCGCCGACCACTCCGGACGAGGTCGGGGCGCGAGTACTGATGGAGGAACGTTTGAACGAGGAAGATCATGACATCGAGATGCAGATCGAATCGGACAACGACGATAGTGGTGACGAGCGGGTCCGTGCTAACGACAACGAACAGGTGAAATTGTCGCAGATGGAAAATTTGGTTGGCAAAGGATCACAAAAGGACAACACGCAGGTGCAGGACATGGACGAATCGTCTAGTTCCGGCGAAGAGGAGGCCGATCCTCGCCAGAAATCCCTTGCGGCCCCTGTTGCACCGCCGATGCACGATAAGGTTATTGTGAAGAAGTACGATCCGAAGCAGGCACAAAAAGCTCAGAAACCGGTGGCGGCTGCGGTGGATGACTATCTCATCTCGCCCATCACCGGCGAGAAGATTCCCGCGGCAAAGGTAGCGGAACATATGCGCATCGGACTGCTTGACCCGCGCTGGGTCGAACAGCGCGACAAACACATCGATAAGCTGGCCCAAGATAATGTGTACGCACCGGGGACGGCCATTGAGGCAAGTCTTAAGCAGTTGGCGGAACGGCGTACGGATATTTTCGGCGTTGGTGATGAGGAGGCAGCGATCGGTAAAAAACTGGGCGAAGAGGAGCCCCGGAAGGATGATCGGGTCACCTGGGATGGACATACGTCGAGTGTGGAAGCGGCCACGCGTGCAGCGCGCGCTAACATTACGTTGGAAGCACAGATTCATCAGATCCATAAGGTAAAGGGGCTGATACCGGACGAGGAAAAGGAGAAGATTGGACCGAAGCCAATTCCGGGATCGGTGGCTGCACCTCCGAAGAattcgcagcagcaacagcaccaacagcatcagcaacagcaacaacaacatcaacaacatcagcaacaccatcagcagcagcatcagcagcatcaacagcaccagcagcatcatcatca CCCGCCGCCGGTTcctccgatgatgatgatggcaatGGGACCGCCGCCCTTTGCGGTGGGTGCTTATGTCCCACCGTTGGCGCCCCACCAAGCACCACAGATGACACCCGGTGCCGCCCCAGTAGTAGCCGATCCCCAGCAAATGTCTGGACACGACATGCAAGGGCTCGACGAACCACCGAGCAAGAAATCGCGTACGGAGGATAACCTTATCGAGGAGAGTGTGTTTATGCAGCGACACGGTGCTATTGGCCCGATCACTATTCAGGTGCAGTGTCCTAGTATGACCGAAAAGAACGATTGGAAACTTAGTGGACAGGTACTGTCTTTGACGGTCAACTTTTCCGACACTATTAGCTCGGTGAAGGCGAAAGTGCAAACGGAGACTGGAATGCCTCCGGCGAAGCAGAAGATTTTTTATGAt GGGATGTTTTTCAAAGATAACAACACCATTGCCTATTATAATCTTATGAATGGCGTCACTGTGGCTTTGCAGCTGAAGGAGCGTGGTGGAAGAAAGAAGTAA
- the LOC131288786 gene encoding death-associated inhibitor of apoptosis 2: MAEMYAETNRLFSFRNWPIGADASATVALTRDLAKAGFFATEPGVAKCYFCGVVLQLGTDLIDVQESHRMLSPACIFILYPERTDNCRILEGNEVKDERLRLASFVHWPVSFISKESLAKSGFYYTHQSDEVQCAYCAGVIGRWEEGDDPFVEHEKFFPMCQKVLENAIRSDPLPDPSIGIQPVQLPHMPELSTLDARIRTFKRWTMGHVQDPARLAQAGFYYLGIADEVRCFHCDGGLRFWLVDDDPWFEHARCFPKCQFVQLVKGQLFIENVQSQISQSSAIPQQQQQHLEQSQSSSNGPVVPSMTLDDALTTEPVQMALQMGLNMGRIRAATKRRLDTLGQPFLHCHELVEAVLDDQIDEEDLQPTTSSRMGRRIENELTQWISTAITSSVAAAQQQSKPGIPQSDNVLPRPKPTDPCDKQEIEPRSTSSVPECLNTVTGKKMSDEATIRLEEENKRLKDARECKICMSDEVGVVFCPCGHLVSCVQCAPAVVKCPVCRALIKGRVRTFLS, translated from the exons ATGGCCGAGATGTACGCCGAAACAAATCGATTGTTCAGCTTTCGTAATTGGCCGATCGGGGCAGATGCAAGCGCCACGGTGGCACTTACACGTGATTTAGCTAAAGCTGGGTTCTTTGCGACTGAACCGGGAGTAGCGAAATGTTACTTTTGTGGCGTAGTACTACAGCTTGGCACCGATTTAATCGAT GTTCAGGAATCACACAGAATGCTCAGTCCTGCATGCATATTTATATTATATCCGGAACGTACCGATAATTGTCGCATCTTGGAAGGCAATGAAGTGAAAGATGAGCGGCTACGATTGGCCTCCTTCGTCCACTGGCCTGTGTCGTTCATCAGCAAAGAATCGTTGGCGAAATCAGGCTTTTACTACACCCACCAATCGGATGAGGTTCAGTGTGCATACTGTGCCGGTGTGATCGGACGTTGGGAGGAAGGAGATGATCCGTTTGTCGAACACGAAAAGTTTTTTCCCATGTGTCAAAAGGTGCTAGAGAATGCTATCAGATCCGATCCATTGCCGGATCCATCCATTGGCATCCAGCCTGTACAATTGCCGCACATGCCCGAGCTAAGCACGCTAGATGCTCGTATTAGGACGTTTAAACGCTGGACTATGGGACACGTGCAGGATCCGGCACGGCTTGCGCAGGCAGGATTTTACTATCTCGGTATTGCGGATGAAGTACGTTGTTTCCATTGTGATGGTGGGTTACGCTTCTGGTTGGTCGATGATGATCCCTGGTTCGAACACGCACGGTGCTTTCCAAAGTGTCAGTTCGTGCAACTAGTCAAAGGGCAACTGTTCATCGAGAACGTACAGTCACAAATCAGTCAGTCCTCGGCGATcccccaacagcagcagcagcatctcgAGCAATCACAAAGCTCTTCAAACGGTCCTGTCGTTCCATCCATGACACTCGACGACGCTCTCACCACCGAACCGGTACAGATGGCTCTGCAGATGGGTCTTAATATGGGGCGCATTCGGGCGGCTACTAAACGTCGGTTAGACACGCTCGGTCAACCGTTCCTTCACTGTCACGAGCTCGTGGAAGCGGTACTAGACGATCAAATCGATGAGGAAGACTTACAACCCACTACCTCGTCCCGTATGGGACGTCGGATTGAAAATGAACTAACACAGTGGATAAGCACGGCAATAACGTCTTCTGTGGCAGCTGCCCAGCAGCAATCTAAACCTGGGATACCTCAATCCGACAATGTTCTTCCTAGACCCAAACCAACCGATCCCTGCGACAAGCAGGAAATTGAACCACGCTCAACCTCGAGCGTACCTGAGTGTCTTAACACCGTCACGGGAAAAAAGATGTCGGACGAGGCCACAATTCGCttggaggaggaaaataaacgaCTAAAAGATGCAAGAGAATGTAAAATTTGTATGTCGGACGAGGTAGGCGTTGTGTTTTGCCCTTGCGGTCATCTAG TATCCTGCGTACAGTGCGCTCCTGCTGTGGTAAAATGTCCTGTGTGTCGGGCGCTCATTAAAGGTCGGGTACGCACGTTCCTTTCGTAA
- the LOC131285710 gene encoding ribosomal RNA-processing protein 8: MSKIFNECDWEDDLPSIGTNFSFSRKNDNKKQRDNSTDNAGFTKQGNKQNMPIGWSVLISKQTRSEGDEGSVKAKNGNTAVTETNGKGTNPKSRKRKAPQTENVDNDAASTANNGKKSFGNKKSTKNHESSNLPRKDIKEKVKNTDNQNGVSTVQNSVDTQKKDNAADDHDLRNKLVARLKGSRFRFINEQLYKTTGEEAKKLFQEDPDSFTAYHEGYRHQIAQWSMNPLDRIIKSIKKLPKDTIVADFGCGEARLAQSIPNQTYSLDLVSHNSSVIACDMANTPLESNYVNVVVFCLSLMGTNLVDFLLEANRVLKVGGLLKIAEVSSRFDNVNEFVANVKKCGFALVNKDTKHKLFYFINFKKERTVIKGSIKIKQFSLKPCLYKKR; the protein is encoded by the exons ATGAGCAAAATATTTAACGAATGTGATTGGGAAGATGATTTACCGAGCATTGGGAccaattttagtttttccagaaAAAAT gataacaaaaaacagaGAGATAATAGTACAGATAATGCTGGATTTACTaaacaaggaaacaaacaaaatatgccGATAGGATGGTCTGTCCTAATTTCCAAACAGACTAGAAGCGAAGGTGATGAAGGATCTGTTAAGGCGAAGAACGGAAATACGGCTGTAACAGAAACAAATGGGAAAGGTACCAATCCTAAAAGCCGTAAGCGGAAAGCTCCGCAAACAGAGAACGTTGACAACGATGCTGCTAGTACTGCAAATAACGGTAAAAAATCTTTCGGAAATaagaaaagcacaaaaaatcaCGAAAGTAGCAATTTACCGAGGAAAGACATAAAAGAGAAAGTCAAGAACACTGATAACCAAAACGGTGTAAGTACCGTCCAAAATTCAGTTGACACTCAAAAGAAGGATAATGCAGCTGATGATCATGATTTACGCAACAAACTAGTTGCACGCCTGAAAGGATCCAGATTTCGTTTCATCAACGAGCAGTTGTATAAAACAACAGGAGAAGAAGCTAAAAAGCTTTTCCAAGAAGATCCGGATTCGTTCACAGCCTATCATGAAGGATATCGGCATCAGATTGCGCAATGGTCAATGAATCCCTTGGATCGTATAATCAAGAGCATTAAAAAACT TCCAAAGGATACAATCGTCGCCGATTTTGGCTGTGGCGAAGCGCGATTGGCACAGTCCATCCCGAACCAGACATATTCACTTGATCTGGTATCACACAACAGCAGCGTTATTGCTTGTGACATGGCCAATACTCCACTGGAGAGTAATTACGTAAATGTCGTCGTATTTTGTCTTTCGCTGATGGGTACAAACTTGGTCGATTTTCTTTTGGAGGCGAATCGGGTACTGAAGGTCGG agGTTTGCTGAAAATCGCCGAGGTGTCCTCTCGCTTTGACAACGTTAATGAGTTTGTTGCCAATGTGAAAAAGTGTGGCTTCGCGTTGGTGAACAAAGACACGAAACACAAACTATTCTACTTTATCAACTTTAAAAAAGAACGTACGGTTATTAAAGGTtcgataaaaatcaaacaattcaGCTTAAAGCCCTGTTTATATAAAAAACGATAG
- the LOC131285711 gene encoding peroxidase-like codes for MSMKSYRILIVLVVTVIQEIQSQCTNSSYRSFDGTCNNIQNPTWGSVNTPFSRLIPANYGDGKSSPPVAQDGSDLPNARLLSVEVFEEEEQNSPYFALVNMQFGQVVAHDMAFARGVFDPVTCCASGRLQPNLGSRCIAIPVSDRDPVFSARGIECLNMVRTTTTCDLNTNCTQAEQINSVTSFLDLSIVYGNSANECNQLRTLDSGLYKVEQRVGQEWPPRHPNASITCSLRTPAESCYRTGDGRANQSPHLAMLHITFVREHNRIARRLKTLNPTWDDEKLFQVARRINIAQYQHIVYYEWLPGLLGQNYMQSVGLQYQTTGFSNDYNPNVNPSVINSHTTAAFRFFHSSIQGTLKFYEESRKSLTKIDINDHTNNPTILEQTSDRYPDLLRGMTTQPMGLNDASLDPATKHFLFRFNNMFGVDLKALDIQRGRDHGLPGYNDFANYCYKKRASTWEDYNLSLIPNAVELLSIYYNSVDDLDLSVGLAFEKKIDETQTGLVMRCILTEQFLRTRRGDRYFYENGQAAVGFTVGQLREIRKANIARILCDTSTDVQQMQSAAFLLPSRTNPLGPCSALPTPDLKIFT; via the exons ATGTCAATGAAGTCCTACAGGATACTTATCGTGCTAGTGGTAACGGTAATCCAGGAGATCCAGAGTCAGTGCACCAATTCTTCTTACAGATCGTTTGATGGAACCTGTAACAACATACAAAATCCAACATGGGGATCGGTAAATACACCGTTCTCCCGCCTTATACCCGCGAACTACGGCGATGGAAAATCGAGCCCTCCAGTAGCGCAAGACGGTAGTGACCTGCCGAATGCTCGGCTCCTTTCAGTCGAAGTGTTCGAAGaggaagaacaaaacagtCCGTATTTCGCTCTAGTCAATATGCAGTTTGGACAGGTTGTGGCCCACGATATGGCATTTGCACGCGGAG TTTTCGATCCGGTTACATGTTGCGCGAGTGGTCGTCTCCAACCAAATCTTGGATCAAGATGTATTGCCATACCAGTGTCAGACCGGGATCCTGTTTTCTCTGCCCGAGGAATagagtgtttgaatatggtcCGTACAACAACTACCTGTGATCTAAATACTAACTGTACACAGGCTGAACAGATTAACTCCGTTACCTCGTTCCTGGACCTATCCATAGTGTACGGTAATAGTGCCAATGAATGCAATCAGCTGCGAACGCTGGATTCGGGGTTGTATAAAGTTGAACAACGCGTTGGACAGGAATGGCCTCCGAGGCATCCAAACGCTTCCATCACTTGTAGCCTGCGCACCCCAGCCGAATCATGTTACCGTACCGGTGATGGTCGAGCTAACCAAAGCCCACACCTAGCTATGTTACATATCACTTTTGTGAGAGAACATAATCGCATTGCAAGAAGATTGAAGACACTCAATCCAACTTGGGATGATGAGAAATTGTTCCAAGTAGCTAGGCGCATCAACATTGCTCAATATCAACATATCGTGTACTACGAATGGCTTCCAGGTCTACTTGGCCAAAACTACATGCAGAGTGTTGGACTCCAGTACCAGACGACTGGTTTCAGCAACGATTACAATCCCAATGTTAATCCATCGGTCATTAATTCTCATACAACGGCCGCATTCCGATTTTTCCACTCGTCCATTCAAGGCACTTTGAA ATTCTACGAGGAAAGTCGAAAATCGTTGACAAAGATTGACATCAACGACCACACGAATAACCCCACAATCTTGGAGCAAACATCGGATCGGTACCCCGATCTCTTGCGCGGAATGACCACACAACCGATGGGATTGAACGATGCCAGCTTAGACCCGGCGACCAAGCATTTCCTCTTTAGATTCAACAATATGTTTGGCGTCGACCTAAAGGCTCTCGATATACAGCGTGGACGCGATCATGGTCTACCAGGGTACAATGATTTCGCAAATTACTGTTACAAAAAACGCGCCTCAACGTGGGAAGATTACAACCTGTCGCTGATTCCAAAT GCTGTGGAGCTTCTCAGTATTTATTACAATTCTGTTGATGATCTTGATCTATCGGTGGGCCTAGCATTCGAAAAGAAGATCGATGAAACACAAACTGGACTGGTTATGCGATGTATCTTAACCGAACAATTCCTGCGCACACGTAGAGGGGATCGTTACTTCTACGAAAATGGACAAGCGGCTGTCGGATTTACGGTCGGGCAGCTGCGGGAGATTCGTAAAGCAAATATTGCTCGAATTTTGTGTGACACTTCGACAGATGTGCAGCAGATGCAATCCGCAGCATTCCTGTTACCGTCCAGAACTAATCCTCTTGGTCCATGTAGTGCACTTCCCACACCAGATCTCAAGATTTTCACTTAG